A region from the Mercenaria mercenaria strain notata chromosome 7, MADL_Memer_1, whole genome shotgun sequence genome encodes:
- the LOC128558670 gene encoding uncharacterized protein LOC128558670, translating to MACMGFFSRAVRFLCCGFVPSTQEELTDLSSEPVPVIVIRSEIQDEDEEPTPSLAVEWMNDDEPVDVVSLVQPGPSCEGMVFSFSNPMVETSSPVAVEVQPQDVGQAVVEKTCPTFLSVSEPQPIENVLPRTTDQVLMVQEQPGPVFVVELLPTLAVSFLGPDKELVGADKDGNGDPGRFGVGETFSSSYPTVETSSPVAVEVKSQDVGQAVVEETCPVFPSVSEPQPIENVQPRTTDQLLMVQEQPGPVFVAELLPTLTVSFLGPNKELVGADEEGNVDSGRYECVGETFSSSYPTVETSSPVAVEVESQDVGQAVVEEICPVFPSVSEPQPIENALPRTTDQLLMVQEQPGPVFVVELLPTLTFSFLGPYKEQVDVKEHGHRDSGRYTGKTDLEQDDGKSCVGYEGTATAEDDQVVWDRTSVSELLDVGDDGRLDTTYVIESTSEDSVEESLNTTYTLVSLEDRLDRTFTVDTWECLNRTFISDEYTVYFSTDGDEPPVFPPVVDEVSDFDDLLRWYLREWNGDVLRMYPSRTRQRRVIC from the coding sequence GCTCTGAGCCGGTGCCTGTCATCGTGATTCGAAGTGAGATCCAGGATGAGGATGAGGAACCCACTCCTTCCCTGGCGGTGGAGTGGATGAATGATGATGAGCCAGTAGATGTTGTGTCCTTGGTGCAGCCTGGGCCAAGTTGTGAGGGGatggtattttctttttctaatccTATGGTTGAGACCTCTTCTCCGGTGGCTGTTGAGGTCCAGCCACAGGATGTTGGTCAGGCTGTGGTGGAGAAGACTTGCCCCACTTTCCTGTCTGTGAGTGAGCCACAGCCCATAGAGAACGTTCTACCTAGAACCACAGACCAGGTCTTGATGGTGCAAGAGCAGCCAGGTCCCGTGTTTGTTGTGGAGTTGCTCCCAACACTGGCCGTTAGTTTCCTTGGCCCAGATAAGGAACTAGTTGGTGCGGACAAGGATGGGAACGGGGACCCTGGCAGGTTTGGTGTAGGTGAGACATTTTCTTCTTCTTATCCTACGGTTGAGACCTCTTCTCCAGTGGCTGTTGAGGTCAAGTCGCAGGATGTTGGTCAGGCTGTGGTGGAGGAGACATGTCCCGTTTTCCCGTCTGTGAGTGAGCCACAGCCCATAGAGAACGTTCAACCTAGAACCACAGACCAGCTCTTGATGGTGCAAGAGCAGCCAGGTCCTGTGTTCGTTGCGGAGTTGCTCCCAACACTGACCGTTAGTTTCCTTGGCCCAAATAAGGAACTAGTTGGTGCAGACGAGGAAGGAAACGTGGACTCTGGCAGGTATGAATGTGTAGGTGAGACATTTTCTTCTTCTTATCCTACGGTTGAGACCTCTTCTCCGGTGGCTGTTGAGGTCGAGTCGCAGGATGTTGGTCAGGCTGTGGTGGAGGAGATATGCCCCGTTTTCCCGTCTGTGAGTGAGCCACAGCCCATAGAGAACGCTCTACCTAGAACCACAGACCAGCTCTTGATGGTGCAAGAGCAGCCAGGTCCCGTGTTTGTTGTGGAGTTGCTCCCAACGTTGACTTTCAGCTTCCTTGGCCCATATAAGGAGCAAGTTGATGTTAAGGAGCACGGACACAGGGACTCTGGCAGGTATACAGGTAAAACTGACTTGGAGCAGGATGATGGTAAGAGTTGTGTTGGGTATGAAGGTACAGCTACAGCAGAGGATGACCAGGTTGTTTGGGATCGAACCAGTGTCTCGGAGCTGCTTGATGTAGGAGACGACGGCAGATTGGACACTACGTACGTGATAGAGTCGACGAGCGAGGACTCTGTGGAGGAGAGTCTGAACACCACGTACACATTAGTGTCGTTGGAGGACAGATTAGATAGGACGTTCACTGTTGACACTTGGGAGTGTTTGAACAGAACGTTCATTAGTGATGAGTATACTGTGTATTTCTCAACAGATGGTGATGAACCTCCAGTGTTTCCACCAGTTGTTGATGAGGTCTCTGACTTTGATGATTTGCTTAGGTGGTATCTTAGGGAATGGAACGGTGATGTGCTCAGAATGTATCCATCAAGAACAAGACAAAGAAGGGTTATATGTTAA